A genomic region of Metopolophium dirhodum isolate CAU chromosome 1, ASM1992520v1, whole genome shotgun sequence contains the following coding sequences:
- the LOC132936896 gene encoding cathepsin B-like cysteine proteinase 3, producing MREVHNQGTYSHSWALATTDAFADRMCVATNGKYNRTLSAQQLIACCRSATNEYNGPIKAWEYFKSHGVVSGGDHNITDGCQPYRRLPFRFPNSQIPPRKGRYEDKCVTHCYGDKTIDFKNDHVKTRDAYKLTFNSIQKDVQTFGPIAATFDLYTDLYYKKNNPIKGVYKRSKNATYVGKHTSKLIGWGVENGVDYWLLVAAWGYGFGEKGTFKMKRGTNECGIDNWTTGGVPNV from the exons ATGCGAGAAGTTCACAATCAAGGAACCTACTCACATTCTTGG GCTTTAGCCACCACCGATGCATTTGCAGATAGAATGTGCGTAGCGACTAACGGAAAATACAATCGAACCCTGTCCGCCCAACAGCTAATTGCCTGCTGTCGGAGTGCCACAAATGAATATAACGGTCCGATCAAAGCTTGGGAGTACTTCAAAAGTCACGGTGTGGTCTCCGGTGGCGACCATAACATTACCgac GGATGTCAACCTTATAGACGTCTACCTTTCCGATTCCCAAATTCCCAAATTCCACCAAGAAAAGGAAGGTACGAAGATAAATGCGTCACTCATTGTTACGGAGACAAGACGATCGATTTCAAAAATGATCACGTGAAGA cTAGAGACGCGTATAAACTGACATTCAACTCTATTCAAAAGGACGTGCAAACTTTCGGTCCAATTGCAGCAACATTTGATCTATACACTGacctttattataaaaaaaataatcccaTAAAAG GTGTTTACAAAAGATCTAAAAATGCAACCTATGTGGGAAAACACACTTCTAAGTTAATTGGATGGGGAGTCGAAAATGGTGTAGACTATTGGTTGTTGGTCGCCGCTTGGGGCTATGGTTTTGGTGAAAAAGGAACCTTCAAAATGAAAAGGGGTACAAATGAATGCGGAATCGACAACTGGACTACTGGAGGAGTaccaaacgtataa
- the LOC132953835 gene encoding uncharacterized transmembrane protein DDB_G0289901-like, whose protein sequence is MPYVRLTATHNNSGGTQGNSGGTQGNSGGTQSNSGGTQNNGNASGGTQGNSGGTQSNSGGTQNNGNASGGTQSNSGGTQSNSGGTQNNGNASGGTQSNSGGTQSNSGGTQNNGNASGGTQSNSGGTQNNGNASGGTQGNSGGTQSNSGGTQNNGNASGGTQGNSGGTQSNSGGTQNNGNASGGTQSNSGGTQSNSGGTQNNGNASGGTQSNSGGTQSNSGGTQNNGNASGGTQSNSGGTQNNGNASGGTQGKSGGTQRKK, encoded by the exons ATGCCGTATGTG CGATTAACGGCAACACACAATAACAGCGGCGGCACGCAAGGTAATAGCGGCGGCACACAAGGTAATAGCGGCGGCACGCAAAGTAATAGCGGCGGCACGCAAAATAACGGCAATGCCAGCGGCGGCACACAAGGTAATAGCGGCGGCACGCAAAGTAATAGCGGCGGCACGCAAAATAACGGCAATGCCAGCGGCGGCACACAAAGTAATAGCGGCGGCACGCAAAGTAATAGCGGCGGCACGCAAAATAACGGCAATGCCAGCGGCGGCACACAAAGTAATAGCGGCGGCACGCAAAGTAATAGCGGCGGCACGCAAAATAACGGCAATGCCAGCGGCGGCACACAAAGTAATAGCGGCGGCACGCAAAACAACGGCAATGCCAGCGGCGGCACACAAG GTAATAGCGGCGGCACGCAAAGTAATAGCGGCGGCACGCAAAATAACGGCAATGCCAGCGGCGGCACACAAGGTAATAGCGGCGGCACGCAAAGTAATAGCGGCGGCACGCAAAATAACGGCAATGCCAGCGGCGGCACACAAAGTAATAGCGGCGGCACGCAAAGTAATAGCGGCGGCACGCAAAATAACGGCAATGCCAGCGGCGGCACACAAAGTAATAGCGGCGGCACGCAAAGTAATAGCGGCGGCACGCAAAATAACGGCAATGCCAGCGGCGGCACACAAAGTAATAGCGGCGGCACGCAAAACAACGGCAATGCCAGCGGCGGCACACAAGGTAAAAGCGGCGGCACGCAACGTAAAAAATAA
- the LOC132953834 gene encoding uncharacterized protein K02A2.6-like, producing MSNISQYIPGSESFSNYLDRLNAQLTVLKVKEADKKSYLIAYIGSEAYSQLKDACLPEEPQLKSYDELVSKLEEIYSPRRLVVSERFIFNQRTQNQGESTREYITALKKLSSFCVFGSFLNDALRDRLIVGISDESCQRKLLGIESLTFEEACKIALDSELVCNQTQQMNNKSQVNFINNGKNVSRQTHSSSKSELKWNGNSGGKPWSGKSSKPGQKNGQSIQHGSQSSRSLKFGQCYRCGRKHDVRTCPAREWECFSCKLEGHTSKMCKTKIKNNLESIDLVNNVSQNSGGNPLVIKIKVNNKLIPFEVDSGAEIDVINNIKLKFPGVVKLNDKPADYIKDHEVNLSLKENSVPVFHRAYQVPYALKSAVEIELNRLEVEGVISKVSISDWASPIVVVPKKNNKIRICVDLKTTLNPKLQIEQHPLPRVDDVFNELSGGSVFTVLDLAEAYLQLQVAPESRKFLTINTHKGLYCFNRLCYGVASAPSIFQSVMENILRGVSKVQVYLDDIIICGSSRSECEENVNAVLERLNEYRVKVNFEKCQFYCSSVQFLGHKIDCQGVHPDGNKMDAIRNAPCPNDVVQLKSFLGLINYYQRFIPMSSSILAPLYNLTKNKIPWNWSDECRSAFENIKQVLIKSQLLVTYNPDLPLVVTCDSSSYGVGAVLSHLIDGEEKPILFASSTLSAAEKNYAQIEREGLAIIFAVKKFHKYLFARKFILVTDHLPLKSIFNPSKNIPVVASSRLQRWAVILSSYQYEIQHRKGVDISNADALSRLPQSSNTGENACSILLLENLPLTYKEVSKKTSTDEVLKEISQYTKEGWPGVKSLKSDCQQYYKRREELSLVNDCLILGNRVVIPKSLREDVLMLLHKNHPGIVRSKMLARSYVWWPNIDIDIDKFIKTCTECQCNQNDKNVSEKVYIPWENPSDSWKRIHIDFLEINQVKLLIIVDSFSKWIECFAMGSTTASKVIEVLENCFCRFGSPEIMVTDNGPPFGANEFKAYCEKNCIKLVHSPPYNPESNGLAERGVQTIKKLLIKSLCVERDVKRIQSKINNILVSYRNTPTTSTGCSPSDLIYNFKPKNHLSILKPPNIVEKNKNINVTKYEINDKVLVRNNSKGQKWLTGRIMKMLGTCSYLVRVGDKIRLMHVNKLKKSYLNDEVHPRELE from the exons ATGTCGAATATTTCGCAATACATACCGGGTTCGGAATCATTCAGTAATTATTTAGATCGATTAAACGCGCAGTTGACCGTTTTAAAAGTTAAAGAGGCTGATAAAAAGTCCTATTTAATCGCATACATTGGTTCGGAAGCATATAGTCAATTAAAAGATGCTTGTTTGCCGGAGGAACCACAATTAAAGTCATACGACGAGTTAGTGTCCAAATTGGAAGAAATATATTCACCACGTCGTCTTGTAGTGAgtgaaagatttatttttaaccaacgTACACAGAACCAGGGTGAGTCAACTCGGGAGTACATaacagcattaaaaaaattatcaagtttTTGTGTATTTGGTTCGTTTTTAAACGATGCACTGCGAGATCGGCTTATTGTAGGGATAAGTGATGAATCGTGTCAACGAAAATTACTTGGTATAGAGTCCCTAACGTTTGAAGAAGCATGTAAAATTGCTTTGGATTCGGAGTTGGTTTGTAATCAAACACAACAAATGAACAATAAATCACAagtaaattttatcaataatggGAAAAATGTGTCTCGTCAAACACATTCGTCATCGAAGTCGGAACTCAAGTGGAACGGAAATTCTGGTGGAAAACCGTGGTCTGGGAAGTCGTCAAAACCTGGTCAAAAAAATGGTCAGTCAATTCAGCACGGCAGTCAAAGTTCACGAAGTCTTAAGTTTGGTCAATGCTATAGATGTGGAAGGAAGCACGATGTCCGTACGTGTCCAGCCAGAGAGTGGGAATGTTTTTCATGTAAATTAGAAGGTCATACGTCGAAAATGTgtaagacaaaaattaaaaataatttagagtcTATTGATTTAGTAAATAATGTGTCTCAGAATAGTGGGGGAAATCCACTTGTGATTAAaatcaaagttaataataagCTTATTCCGTTTGAAGTAGATAGTGGAGC TGAAATAGatgtaattaacaatattaaactcAAGTTTCCCGGGGtggttaaattaaatgataaaccaGCTGATTATATAAAAGACCATGAGGTCAATTTATCTTTAAAAGAAAATAGCGTACCAGTTTTCCATAGAGCATATCAAGTACCATATGCACTAAAGTCTGCTGTAGAAATTGAGTTAAATAGATTAGAAGTTGAAGGAGTTATAAGTAAGGTTTCAATTAGTGACTGGGCATCGCCTATTGTAgtagtaccaaaaaaaaataataaaattagaatatgtGTAGATTTAAAAACTACCTTAAATCCAAAATTACAAATTGAACAACACCCATTACCAAGAGTCGATGATGTGTTTAATGAGTTATCCGGGGGAAGTGTATTCACTGTTTTGGATTTAGCAGAAGCGTATTTACAATTACAGGTTGCACCTGAAAGTCGTAAGTTTCTTACAATTAATACTCATAAAGGGTTGTACTGTTTTAATCGTTTATGTTATGGGGTAGCGTCAGCGCCAAGTATATTTCAGTCAgtcatggaaaatattttacgagGTGTTTCTAAAGTACAAGTATATTTAGATGACATAATAATCTGCGGCTCGTCAAGGTCAGAGTGTGAAGAAAATGTTAATGCGGTGTTAGAACGTTTAAATGAGTATAGAGTTAAAGTAAATTTTGAGAAATGTCAGTTTTATTGTTCAAGTGTACAATTTCTAGGTCATAAAATAGATTGTCAAGGCGTACATCCCGATGGAAATAAAATGGATGCGATAAGAAACGCACCGTGCCCTAATGATGTAGtacaattaaaatcatttcTCGGTCTCATAAACTATTATCAACGTTTTATTCCAATGTCGTCATCTATATTAGCTCCCTtgtacaatttaacaaaaaataaaataccttggAATTGGTCTGACGAATGTCGATCagcgtttgaaaatataaaacaggtaTTAATAAAAAGTCAATTATTAGTCACGTATAATCCAGATTTACCTCTAGTAGTTACGTGTGACAGTTCTAGCTATGGTGTCGGTGCAGTTCTTAGTCATTTGATAGATGGGGAGGAGAAGCCAATTTTATTCGCGTCTAGCACCTTATCAGCGgcagaaaaaaattatgcacaAATTGAGCGTGAAGGGTTAGCAATAATCTTCGCAGTAAAAAAATTCCATAAATACTTGTTTGCAcgcaaatttattttagtaactgATCATTTGccgttaaaatcaatttttaatccgTCAAAGAATATACCTGTTGTAGCTTCATCTAGATTACAAAGATGGGCAGTTATATTGTCTAGTTATCAGTACGAGATTCAACATAGGAAGGGGGTAGACATAAGTAACGCAGACGCGTTATCAAGATTACCTCAAAGTAGTAATACTGGGGAAAATGcttgttcaattttattattagaaaatttacCTTTAACGTATAAGGAAGTGAGCAAAAAAACGAGTACAGACGaagtattaaaagaaataagTCAGTATACGAAAGAAGGTTGGCCGGGGGTAAAGTCGTTAAAATCAGAttgccaacaatattataaaagacgGGAAGAATTATCGTTAGTAAATGACTGTTTGATATTAGGTAATCGCGTAGTAATTCCAAAGTCATTAAGAGAAGacgtattaatgttattacataaaaaccatCCGGGTATTGTTCGTTCGAAAATGCTCGCAAGGTCGTATGTATGGTGGCCTAATATCGATATTGATATAGATAAGTTTATTAAGACGTGTACGGAATGCCAATGTAATCAAAACGATAAGAATGTTAGTGAGAAAGTGTATATTCCGTGGGAAAATCCATCAGATTCTTGGAAAAGAATACACATCGATTTTCTAGAAATAAatcaagttaaattattaatcattgttgaCAGTTTTAGCAAATGGATTGAGTGTTTTGCAATGGGAAGTACAACGGCTTCAAAAGTAATCGAAGttttagaaaattgtttttgtcgttTTGGTTCCCCAGAGATAATGGTAACCGATAATGGTCCACCTTTTGGCGCAAATGAATTTAAAGCATATTGtgagaaaaattgtataaaactagTACATTCGCCGCCATACAATCCAGAGTCTAATGGGTTGGCAGAGCGAGGAGtgcaaacgataaaaaaattattaataaagagttTGTGTGTAGAGAGAGATGTAAAAAGaatacaatcaaaaattaataatattttagtatcatATCGTAACACACCAACAACAAGCACAGGTTGTAGTCCGTcagatttaatatataattttaaaccaaaaaatcaTTTGTCCATATTAAAACCACCAAATATTgtagaaaagaataaaaatattaatgttactaAGTACGAAATAAATGATAAAGTTCTTGTTCGAAATAATTCAAAAGGGCAGAAATGGTTAACTGGACGTATAATGAAAATGTTGGGAACGTGCAGTTATTTAGTCCGGGTTGGTGATAAAATCAGATTAATGCatgtaaacaaattgaaaaagaGTTATTTAAATGATGAGGTACATCCAAGGgaacttgaataa